One Rickettsiales bacterium genomic window carries:
- a CDS encoding nucleotidyltransferase family protein: protein MTNSAPKQAMILAAGLGTRMRPLTDSLPKPLVEVAGKPLIDYAIEGLEREGIEKIVVNVSYMADKIVQYLKGRYSAELLFSYEDAPLETGGGIAKALHFFDDKPFFTVNSDVIWIDQGASAIQRMSEMWDNSLDALLLLHPTKDAPGYEGKGDFFADGQGNLTRRTPEGEAPYIYTGIQLLHPRMFVGCPEGKFSINLLYNQAMQSVPPRIRGLVHNGALLNVGDPEGKRLADEYMYKNR from the coding sequence ATGACCAATTCTGCTCCAAAACAGGCTATGATACTCGCAGCGGGACTCGGAACGCGTATGCGGCCGCTGACCGATAGCTTGCCCAAACCCTTGGTGGAAGTGGCCGGAAAGCCTTTGATTGACTATGCGATTGAAGGACTTGAGCGCGAGGGGATAGAGAAGATCGTCGTCAATGTCTCGTACATGGCGGATAAGATCGTGCAGTATCTGAAAGGCAGATACTCGGCGGAACTGCTGTTTTCCTATGAGGACGCGCCGCTGGAAACCGGTGGAGGCATCGCCAAGGCGCTGCATTTCTTTGATGATAAGCCGTTCTTTACCGTCAATAGCGATGTGATCTGGATCGACCAAGGCGCTTCCGCCATCCAGCGCATGAGTGAGATGTGGGATAATTCGCTGGATGCATTACTGCTGCTGCATCCGACGAAAGACGCGCCCGGCTATGAGGGCAAAGGGGATTTCTTTGCGGACGGGCAGGGTAATCTCACGCGCCGCACGCCGGAGGGAGAGGCTCCTTATATTTACACCGGCATCCAGCTTCTGCATCCGCGCATGTTCGTGGGCTGCCCGGAAGGCAAGTTTTCCATCAACCTGCTTTATAATCAGGCAATGCAGTCTGTGCCGCCGCGCATCAGGGGTCTGGTCCATAACGGGGCGCTGCTGAATGTGGGCGATCCGGAGGGCAAAAGGCTGGCGGACGAATATATGTATAAGAATCGTTAA